The DNA region TGCGCAGGTTTTATGTCTAGCAATTTTTGTTCTTTTGCAAAAATAAAACAAAAAGATAGCAAAAGTATTAATATTATCTTTTTCATAAAAATCCTTTAATTTTATTTAAATCTTGTATAAATATTTTTTCATAACTTGGGTTTTTTTCTATAAAATTTAACTCATAACTTGGCATAATAAAAAAATTCTTATATGTAAAAATTTCACCTCTTAAAATATCAAAATCTTTAAATCCTAAGCTTTTAAAGGCATATTCACCTAAACAAAGTAAAAAAGAAGGTTGAATCAGTTTTAATTCATTCCAAAAAAAAGGTAAACAAGATTGTAGCGAAAAATCATCAAATTTTCCATTAGAAAAGCACTTAAAAAGATAAGAAAAATAAAAATCTTCATTGCTAAGT from Campylobacter hepaticus includes:
- a CDS encoding uracil-DNA glycosylase family protein, which translates into the protein MLRSLYYLKAMGFDFVNTYTNYRGQVHNFEELKKNIQTCTLCHFSKTRKFSLIEQKMKKVKLLIVDTHSQKSENESGILLDSKKGEKLKYYIHKNLGLSNEDFYFSYLFKCFSNGKFDDFSLQSCLPFFWNELKLIQPSFLLCLGEYAFKSLGFKDFDILRGEIFTYKNFFIMPSYELNFIEKNPSYEKIFIQDLNKIKGFL